From the Flavobacterium galactosidilyticum genome, one window contains:
- a CDS encoding META domain-containing protein: MKIKALLLVLLAFIALGCNSAKKTISEPKEETITEKYWKLKTLDGKAISMKKNQEREIFFTLKTQQNGVTGFAGCNGLSGEYTLEKGNKISFKNIAVTMKICPDVDVNESDFLKVFELADNYTISEDILTLNVGRRAPLAVFEAVYMK, from the coding sequence ATGAAAATTAAAGCACTACTACTTGTACTATTAGCATTTATTGCACTAGGATGCAATTCAGCTAAGAAAACAATTTCGGAACCAAAAGAGGAGACGATAACAGAGAAATACTGGAAGCTGAAAACATTAGACGGCAAGGCAATTAGTATGAAAAAAAATCAGGAACGTGAAATCTTTTTTACTCTAAAAACACAACAGAATGGAGTTACGGGCTTTGCTGGTTGTAATGGTTTATCTGGCGAGTACACTCTTGAAAAAGGAAATAAAATCAGTTTTAAAAACATAGCTGTTACCATGAAAATATGTCCAGATGTAGATGTAAACGAAAGCGATTTCCTAAAAGTTTTTGAATTAGCTGATAATTATACCATTTCAGAAGATATTCTAACCTTAAATGTAGGACGAAGAGCGCCTTTAGCCGTTTTTGAAGCCGTTTATATGAAATAA
- a CDS encoding NAD-dependent epimerase/dehydratase family protein: MIKKNILLTGASGTVGFEALLQLIDNKTYSITVFDKESKQSREKLLPFQDQINIIFGDISILEDLSAIKDIDAAIHLAAVIPPVADDYPELARKVNLIGTQNLIQQLEKQSPNAFLIYSSSISVYGDRILNPFIKVGDKLQGSEGDYYATTKIAAEDCIQNSQLDYTIFRLAAIMGNHKISKLMFHQPLDTALEIATPRDTARAFVNGIEKQHLLSKRIFNLGGGESCRTSYKEFLERSFTIFGLGQVNFPKNSFAQKNFHCGYYADGDELEQIVNFRQNNLEDYFKMEEAKIARSGKIITSILRGPIKWFLHKKSEPYQAFKDQNLVQMKHYFN; the protein is encoded by the coding sequence ATGATAAAGAAAAATATACTACTCACAGGAGCATCGGGAACCGTTGGTTTTGAAGCATTACTGCAACTTATTGATAACAAAACGTACAGCATAACTGTATTTGATAAGGAATCAAAGCAGTCGCGTGAAAAACTGCTTCCCTTTCAAGACCAAATAAATATAATTTTTGGTGATATTTCAATTTTAGAAGATTTATCTGCAATTAAGGATATAGATGCTGCTATTCACTTGGCAGCAGTTATTCCTCCTGTAGCTGATGATTATCCAGAATTAGCAAGAAAAGTAAATTTAATTGGCACCCAAAATCTAATTCAGCAATTAGAAAAACAGTCTCCTAATGCTTTTCTAATCTACAGCTCGAGTATTTCAGTTTATGGCGATCGCATTTTAAATCCCTTTATAAAAGTGGGTGATAAACTGCAAGGTAGTGAAGGTGATTATTACGCAACTACAAAGATTGCTGCTGAAGATTGTATTCAAAACAGTCAACTTGATTATACTATTTTTAGATTAGCAGCCATCATGGGTAATCACAAAATATCAAAGTTGATGTTTCATCAGCCGCTTGATACTGCATTAGAAATTGCAACACCAAGAGACACTGCAAGAGCATTCGTGAACGGAATTGAAAAACAACACTTACTTTCAAAACGAATTTTTAACCTAGGTGGTGGCGAAAGCTGTCGCACTAGTTATAAAGAATTTTTAGAGCGCTCTTTTACCATTTTTGGTTTAGGACAAGTAAATTTTCCAAAAAACTCATTTGCTCAAAAGAATTTTCATTGTGGTTATTATGCGGATGGAGATGAATTAGAACAAATTGTCAACTTCAGGCAAAATAACTTAGAAGATTATTTTAAAATGGAAGAAGCTAAAATAGCACGTAGTGGAAAAATAATTACTTCAATACTACGCGGCCCTATCAAATGGTTTCTACATAAAAAATCAGAACCCTATCAAGCATTTAAAGACCAGAATTTAGTACAAATGAAACATTATTTTAATTAA
- a CDS encoding ionic transporter y4hA has protein sequence MSAVHHSEIIAERVGEPYGTIILAISITVIEVSIIVSLMMTEGTEAASLARDTVYAATMLILNGIIGLCLLIGGLKHYEQNFSASSVTIALVSLVSIIVFTLVFPTFTKSVEGSYYSTPQLVFASIACVVIYGSFLFAQTRRYRQYFLTVDTDENEEVAEPIHITNRVFYTSLIFLILSLGIVVLLAKTLSPTIESIIVGNNLPKSLVGVFIAVIILLPEAIAAIIAARKNRLQTSINLALGSALASIGLTIPAVAIVCIMMEMPIILGLDITSIVLLGLSVFTVMLSLSSGKSNIIYGVVLLVNLFAFVFLMIYP, from the coding sequence ATGTCGGCGGTACATCATTCTGAAATCATTGCAGAGCGCGTTGGAGAGCCTTATGGAACCATTATTTTAGCTATATCAATAACTGTTATTGAAGTCTCTATAATCGTTTCGTTGATGATGACCGAAGGCACAGAAGCTGCATCGTTAGCCAGAGATACAGTCTATGCTGCGACTATGCTTATTTTGAACGGAATAATTGGTCTGTGTTTACTGATTGGTGGTTTGAAACATTACGAACAAAATTTTTCTGCCTCATCTGTAACTATTGCTTTAGTATCATTAGTATCCATTATTGTATTTACCTTGGTATTTCCTACTTTCACTAAAAGTGTGGAAGGTTCTTACTATTCAACACCTCAACTTGTTTTTGCTTCAATTGCCTGTGTCGTAATTTATGGATCGTTTTTATTTGCGCAAACTAGAAGATACCGACAATATTTCCTGACTGTTGACACTGACGAAAATGAAGAAGTAGCTGAACCGATTCACATAACAAACAGAGTTTTTTATACGAGTCTGATCTTCCTTATTCTAAGCTTAGGTATTGTAGTGCTATTAGCTAAAACGCTTTCACCTACAATCGAGAGTATCATAGTTGGTAACAATTTACCTAAATCGTTGGTAGGTGTTTTCATTGCTGTCATTATTTTATTACCCGAAGCTATTGCCGCCATAATAGCTGCCAGAAAAAACAGATTACAAACAAGTATCAATTTAGCCTTAGGTTCTGCTTTAGCAAGTATTGGACTAACGATTCCTGCTGTGGCAATCGTTTGTATTATGATGGAAATGCCTATTATACTCGGTCTTGATATTACATCTATAGTGCTTTTAGGATTATCAGTTTTTACCGTAATGTTGTCCTTAAGCAGTGGTAAATCGAATATTATTTATGGTGTGGTACTGCTAGTTAATCTATTTGCTTTTGTATTCCTTATGATTTACCCTTAA
- a CDS encoding FAD-binding oxidoreductase, with translation MEHIVKIKDLQKITHDVIRITFEKPDGYTFIPGQAADISVNQPNWEEKKSCFTFTSLPEDEDLEFTVKTYPSHQRVTNKLLAAQVGDEIILQDPFGDIRNQGEGIFIAGGAGITPFIAILKILEQKGEIGNSKLIFANKKAQDIIDAKYFTNLLGQNFINVLSDENIKGYENGYINSEIIEKYVSGNSDTFYLCGPPPMMNAVNEILIALGVNENKIIKESY, from the coding sequence ATGGAGCATATAGTAAAAATTAAAGATTTGCAAAAGATAACTCATGATGTCATTAGAATTACTTTTGAAAAACCAGATGGATACACCTTTATACCTGGTCAGGCAGCAGATATTTCCGTTAATCAGCCGAACTGGGAAGAGAAAAAAAGCTGCTTCACATTCACTTCTTTACCAGAAGATGAAGATTTAGAATTCACTGTTAAAACCTATCCATCGCATCAACGAGTTACCAATAAGTTACTCGCTGCACAGGTGGGAGATGAAATCATACTTCAAGATCCTTTTGGAGACATCCGCAACCAAGGTGAAGGCATTTTTATTGCGGGTGGCGCTGGAATTACTCCTTTTATCGCCATATTAAAAATATTAGAACAAAAAGGAGAAATTGGAAATAGCAAATTAATTTTTGCTAATAAAAAAGCACAAGACATCATTGATGCAAAATACTTCACGAACCTTTTAGGTCAAAATTTCATTAACGTACTCTCCGATGAAAACATAAAAGGATATGAAAATGGTTATATAAATTCTGAAATAATAGAGAAATACGTTAGTGGAAATTCGGACACGTTTTACCTTTGTGGCCCACCTCCTATGATGAATGCAGTAAACGAGATTTTAATTGCACTAGGTGTAAATGAAAATAAAATCATCAAAGAATCCTATTAG
- a CDS encoding amidohydrolase, whose protein sequence is MKHILSLILIFSLFSCKEKKEASSETSKLFYNGDILTMEDDSPNYAEAIVAQNGKIVFVGTKSEAESKFKDSEKIDLKGKTLLPGFIDPHSHFGMVSNTMGQVDLNPKPVGNVTNLNDILENLKKYKEDKKIPDGEWIFGWGYDDGELTEKRHPTKKDIDKVLPNNPVYLQHTSGHMGVANTLGLEALKVSIATNNPDGGTIVRFPNSADPTGLVQETAMYPFVRLMMEKLNSKQAEFFDTTQDYYASNGITTAQDGMTSRESIKFFQSQADAVKFKIDLIALAGSSELDSNLADTTLHFKTYKNGFKTQGTKIVADGSPQGKTAFFSKPFLTEVPGCHHDCRGLPSLTQEGLNKLFETAYAKDNQLFIHCNGDATIDMVILAHELACKKLNQPFDKDRRTIVIHSQFVRPEQLDTFVKYNMEPSFFTNHAYFWGDVHVQNLGKERADFLSPMVSAKKSGLKPTNHSDATVTPIDPIFTIWTAVNRVSRTGAVIGAAERTNPYTALQAITSFAAYELFDENIKGTLSNGKLADFVILDKNPLKVKPMKIKNIQVIETIKEGKTIYKK, encoded by the coding sequence ATGAAACACATTTTATCCCTTATTCTTATTTTTTCTTTATTTAGTTGTAAAGAAAAAAAGGAAGCTTCGAGCGAAACTTCGAAGCTCTTCTACAATGGCGATATCCTTACCATGGAAGATGATTCTCCTAATTATGCAGAAGCAATTGTTGCACAAAACGGAAAAATTGTTTTTGTTGGTACTAAATCAGAAGCGGAATCAAAGTTTAAAGATTCTGAAAAAATTGATTTAAAAGGTAAAACACTTTTACCAGGATTTATAGATCCGCACAGTCATTTTGGGATGGTTTCTAATACAATGGGACAAGTAGATTTGAATCCAAAACCTGTGGGTAATGTTACTAATCTTAATGATATTTTAGAAAACCTTAAAAAATATAAAGAAGATAAAAAAATCCCAGATGGTGAATGGATCTTTGGTTGGGGTTATGACGATGGCGAATTAACAGAAAAGCGTCATCCTACCAAAAAAGATATTGATAAAGTGCTACCCAATAATCCGGTTTATCTTCAACATACCAGCGGACACATGGGAGTTGCTAATACGCTTGGACTTGAAGCACTAAAAGTTTCAATAGCAACAAATAATCCTGATGGTGGAACTATTGTTCGTTTTCCAAATTCAGCTGATCCAACTGGTTTAGTACAAGAAACGGCTATGTACCCATTTGTGCGTTTAATGATGGAAAAACTAAACTCAAAACAAGCTGAATTTTTCGATACAACCCAAGATTATTACGCTTCAAACGGAATAACCACTGCGCAAGACGGCATGACGAGTCGAGAATCTATTAAATTTTTTCAATCGCAAGCTGATGCTGTGAAATTTAAAATAGACTTGATTGCTTTAGCAGGTTCTTCTGAATTAGATAGCAATTTAGCAGATACCACCTTACACTTTAAAACCTACAAAAACGGATTTAAAACACAAGGAACCAAAATAGTTGCTGATGGTTCTCCGCAAGGGAAAACAGCTTTTTTTAGCAAACCTTTTTTAACTGAAGTTCCGGGTTGTCATCATGATTGTAGAGGTTTACCAAGCTTAACCCAAGAGGGTTTGAATAAATTATTTGAAACGGCTTACGCCAAAGACAATCAGTTGTTTATTCACTGTAATGGCGATGCAACTATTGACATGGTTATTTTAGCACACGAATTGGCTTGTAAAAAACTGAATCAGCCTTTTGATAAAGACCGAAGAACAATCGTTATTCATTCGCAATTTGTTCGTCCAGAACAATTAGATACGTTTGTAAAATACAATATGGAACCTTCCTTTTTTACCAATCACGCTTATTTTTGGGGTGATGTTCACGTGCAAAATTTAGGGAAAGAACGTGCTGATTTCTTAAGTCCAATGGTTTCAGCAAAAAAATCAGGCTTAAAACCAACGAATCACTCAGATGCTACGGTTACACCTATTGATCCAATTTTCACCATTTGGACAGCCGTTAATAGAGTTTCTCGTACAGGTGCAGTAATTGGCGCTGCAGAAAGAACAAATCCTTATACGGCCTTACAAGCCATTACTTCTTTCGCTGCCTACGAGTTATTTGATGAAAATATAAAAGGAACTCTGAGCAATGGAAAATTAGCTGATTTTGTAATTTTAGATAAAAATCCATTAAAAGTTAAACCAATGAAAATCAAAAATATACAAGTGATAGAAACTATTAAAGAAGGAAAAACAATTTATAAAAAATAA
- a CDS encoding glucose 1-dehydrogenase, producing MDISKHFDLKGKTAIVTGGAGGIGKACCEILAAYGAKVVVSDYNLAAAEETSKAINDNGGTSIAIDCNVLEDMALINLVDKTIEKFGSIEILVNNVGGGGAGKESPYDIEVAQFKKVFDMNVFSMWRLCQLVAPHMKKAGYGSIINMSSMASINKSPAISAYASSKAAINHMTRNLAYDYGPDNIRVNAIGPGATRTHALSTVLTPELEKAMLKHTPIHRLGESEDIAGAVLYFAAPISSWTSGQVIFINGGGEQTLDM from the coding sequence ATGGATATATCAAAACATTTTGATTTAAAAGGAAAAACTGCAATAGTAACAGGCGGCGCGGGCGGAATAGGAAAAGCGTGCTGCGAGATACTTGCTGCTTATGGCGCAAAAGTTGTGGTTTCAGATTATAATTTGGCGGCTGCTGAAGAAACATCAAAAGCAATAAACGATAACGGTGGAACATCAATAGCAATAGATTGTAACGTACTTGAAGATATGGCTTTAATTAATTTAGTAGATAAAACTATTGAAAAATTTGGTAGCATCGAAATATTAGTAAATAACGTTGGCGGCGGCGGCGCAGGAAAAGAAAGTCCATATGATATTGAAGTAGCACAATTTAAAAAAGTCTTCGATATGAACGTTTTTAGCATGTGGCGTCTGTGCCAACTAGTTGCACCGCATATGAAAAAAGCGGGTTACGGTAGTATTATCAATATGTCCTCCATGGCTTCTATTAACAAAAGTCCTGCAATAAGTGCGTACGCATCATCAAAAGCAGCAATAAACCATATGACGCGAAATCTAGCTTACGATTACGGGCCAGACAATATTCGAGTAAACGCAATTGGACCTGGAGCAACAAGAACCCACGCCTTAAGTACAGTATTAACACCAGAATTGGAAAAAGCTATGTTGAAACACACACCAATCCACAGACTAGGTGAATCTGAAGACATCGCAGGAGCCGTTCTTTATTTTGCCGCGCCAATTTCAAGCTGGACAAGTGGTCAAGTTATTTTCATCAATGGTGGTGGTGAGCAGACTTTGGATATGTAA
- a CDS encoding DUF2271 domain-containing protein, protein MNKIIKLVLVGLFGLIFMPQANAQQAKYKCMLQMTNYEGLEAYVVVSLIDSKGNYEKTLYVMGPDKQWYNGFKEWNKTFAKKKENLNGITGASIAAGDRSITTFSIDESKLNKGYKLRFESAVEDNKYHVGDVEIALTTVDITKKKEGKGFIRYVKLNKL, encoded by the coding sequence ATGAATAAAATAATAAAACTTGTATTGGTAGGCCTGTTTGGTCTAATATTTATGCCCCAAGCAAATGCCCAACAAGCCAAGTATAAATGCATGTTGCAGATGACAAATTATGAAGGTTTGGAAGCTTATGTTGTTGTTTCTTTAATTGATTCTAAAGGAAATTATGAAAAGACATTATACGTAATGGGACCAGATAAACAGTGGTATAATGGTTTCAAAGAATGGAACAAAACCTTCGCCAAGAAGAAAGAAAATCTGAATGGTATTACGGGTGCCTCTATAGCAGCGGGCGACAGAAGTATTACAACTTTTTCTATTGATGAATCTAAATTAAACAAAGGTTACAAACTTCGATTTGAATCGGCTGTGGAAGACAATAAATATCATGTTGGAGATGTAGAAATTGCATTAACAACAGTTGATATTACGAAGAAAAAAGAAGGAAAAGGGTTTATCCGTTATGTAAAGCTTAATAAACTTTAA
- a CDS encoding FAD:protein FMN transferase, giving the protein MKIIPILLKSTLLLISTFSFSQVEQTKTLNLMGSVFQITLVDSDSISAHQNINKAILEIERIENSISEWRPQTQISQVNQNAGIKPVKVDKEVFELTKKAIWFSEISNGAFDISIVAMDKIWKFDGTMEKLPSKKAIRNSIVNVNYKNIVLDSINSTIFLSKKGMKIGFGSIGKGYAADKARKLLQESGIIAGIINAAGDIATWGTQIGGNPWRIGVNNPLETGETIEILEFSGNNAVTTSGNYEKYAEINDKRYSHIINPKTGYPSTELISVTIIGPNAEMCNGFSTSIMVLGLEKGIKLINKFPDYQYIIITKKEDIIKK; this is encoded by the coding sequence ATGAAAATCATTCCTATTCTTTTAAAATCAACACTACTTTTAATTAGCACATTTTCATTCAGTCAAGTGGAACAAACTAAGACTTTAAATTTGATGGGAAGTGTTTTCCAAATCACTTTGGTTGATTCGGATAGTATTTCGGCACATCAAAACATCAATAAAGCTATCCTAGAAATTGAACGGATTGAAAATTCAATTTCTGAATGGCGACCACAAACTCAAATTTCACAAGTAAACCAAAATGCGGGCATAAAACCAGTTAAGGTGGACAAAGAAGTATTTGAACTTACAAAGAAGGCGATTTGGTTTTCTGAAATTTCAAATGGCGCTTTTGATATAAGCATAGTTGCGATGGATAAAATTTGGAAATTTGACGGAACTATGGAAAAGTTACCTTCAAAAAAAGCAATTAGGAACTCTATTGTAAATGTAAATTATAAAAATATAGTTTTAGACAGCATTAACTCAACAATTTTTCTTTCAAAAAAAGGAATGAAAATAGGTTTTGGTTCCATCGGGAAAGGCTATGCTGCAGATAAAGCACGTAAACTATTGCAAGAATCAGGTATCATAGCCGGTATTATAAATGCTGCCGGTGATATCGCTACTTGGGGAACACAGATTGGTGGCAATCCTTGGCGAATAGGTGTAAACAATCCTTTAGAAACGGGTGAAACTATTGAAATTTTAGAATTTTCAGGCAATAATGCGGTTACTACTTCGGGAAATTATGAAAAGTATGCCGAGATTAATGACAAAAGATACTCCCATATAATTAATCCAAAAACTGGCTATCCTTCAACAGAATTAATAAGTGTTACTATAATTGGACCAAATGCAGAAATGTGTAATGGTTTTAGTACCTCAATCATGGTTTTAGGTTTAGAAAAAGGAATAAAATTAATTAATAAATTCCCTGATTATCAATACATAATCATAACTAAAAAAGAGGACATTATTAAAAAATAG
- a CDS encoding DUF2141 domain-containing protein, whose protein sequence is MNSLFLFISLFTSIFSAENPALTIKISNIEKIRGEIKIGVFNKDKDFLKESGSIKNYSIKVDKNIAVITITDLPKGEYAITMYHDENSDNECNRNFMGIPKEAYGFSNNFKPKFGPPKYNDCKFILADDKTLNIKMIK, encoded by the coding sequence ATGAACAGTTTATTTCTATTTATAAGTTTATTTACGAGTATATTCTCCGCAGAAAATCCAGCACTAACTATTAAAATTTCCAATATCGAAAAGATACGAGGCGAAATTAAAATTGGCGTTTTTAACAAGGATAAAGATTTCCTAAAAGAAAGTGGTTCTATTAAAAATTATTCTATTAAAGTCGATAAAAACATAGCCGTGATAACTATTACCGATTTACCAAAAGGCGAATACGCCATCACAATGTATCATGATGAAAACTCAGATAATGAATGTAATCGCAACTTTATGGGAATTCCTAAAGAAGCTTATGGATTTTCTAATAATTTTAAACCAAAATTTGGACCTCCAAAATATAATGATTGTAAATTCATTTTAGCTGATGACAAGACTTTAAATATCAAGATGATCAAGTAA
- a CDS encoding PepSY domain-containing protein, with protein sequence MTLSIWRYAHLVLALLASFVLIIASLTGIVLAIDVANEKTNPYQIDNFNELTLLQVLPELRKVYPEISNISVDHNQFVTLEGFDEEGNEIKAYIDPTTGKQLGIPKQKNEFIQWNLALHRSLFLHETGRFIVGLASFLFFLIAISGTILLIKRQNGIKNFFSKVNNDSLAQYFHVVTGRIMLLPVLIIALTGTYLFLLRFEIIPIQKANAINYTEDAKLKEVPLTDFSVFKQTKLSDVIKIEFPFMEDEPEEFYILKLKDSEITVNQLTGQIVKEVKYPFTQVLEKFSFDLHTGQINWVWAIILAFASINILLFIYSGFAITLKRTKTRIKNKYKANECEFILLVGSENGSTLGFANQIHKQLQANGKKSYLTDMNNYVNFSSAKQLLIFTSTYGLGEAPINAKKFKKLVCEFPQKQNIQYSVVGFGSKSYPDFCAYAKEVDVLLSEQSWAEKSIKLHTVNDKSAEEFTQWLSVWANLNSLAIATAPSLYSQKAPKLKVLKVVDRAEINSEEVITFKLNLKPNALTKFKSGDLLAIYPNNDSVERFYSIGKVDNSVQLIVRLHPNGLGSEFLYNLQKGTSIKARIINNSHFHFPKKASKVALISNGTGIAPFLGMLAENKSKVETHLYCGFRNNDELTKKYSQIAHKYISKQKLSTFNLALSRQEASQYVVDLIKKDQNFFLELLRNNGVIMICGALKMQKDVEAVLAIICKNNGENFETYKENNQILTDCY encoded by the coding sequence ATGACATTGTCTATTTGGCGGTATGCCCATTTGGTTTTAGCTCTTTTGGCCTCATTTGTGCTTATTATTGCATCTTTAACAGGAATTGTTCTTGCTATTGATGTGGCAAATGAGAAAACAAATCCGTATCAAATAGACAATTTCAATGAACTGACACTTCTTCAAGTCTTACCAGAATTACGTAAAGTGTATCCTGAAATCTCGAATATTTCAGTAGATCACAACCAATTTGTAACTTTAGAAGGTTTTGATGAAGAAGGTAATGAGATTAAAGCTTATATAGATCCAACTACTGGAAAACAATTAGGCATTCCAAAGCAAAAAAATGAATTTATCCAATGGAATTTGGCTTTACATCGTTCACTATTTCTTCACGAAACTGGAAGATTTATTGTAGGATTGGCCTCGTTTTTATTTTTTTTAATCGCTATTTCGGGAACAATTCTTCTAATTAAAAGACAAAATGGTATTAAAAATTTCTTTTCAAAAGTAAATAATGATTCGCTTGCCCAATATTTTCATGTGGTAACTGGAAGAATCATGTTACTACCTGTTTTGATTATTGCTTTAACAGGAACATATTTATTTTTACTTCGTTTCGAAATTATTCCTATCCAAAAAGCAAATGCGATTAATTATACCGAAGATGCAAAACTGAAAGAAGTTCCATTGACTGATTTTTCTGTATTTAAACAAACGAAATTGTCTGATGTTATAAAGATTGAATTTCCGTTTATGGAAGATGAACCGGAAGAATTTTACATTTTGAAGTTAAAAGATAGTGAAATAACAGTAAATCAACTAACGGGTCAAATCGTAAAAGAAGTTAAATATCCTTTCACACAAGTATTAGAAAAGTTTAGCTTTGACTTGCATACCGGCCAAATAAATTGGGTTTGGGCTATAATTTTGGCTTTCGCTTCTATAAATATTTTACTTTTTATTTATTCTGGATTTGCAATTACTCTAAAACGAACTAAAACAAGAATTAAGAATAAATATAAGGCAAATGAGTGTGAATTTATACTTTTAGTAGGTTCAGAAAATGGTTCTACCTTAGGATTTGCAAATCAGATTCATAAGCAGTTGCAGGCAAATGGAAAGAAATCGTACCTAACGGATATGAATAATTATGTCAATTTTTCAAGTGCGAAGCAACTCCTTATTTTTACTTCTACTTATGGTTTAGGTGAAGCACCGATTAATGCCAAAAAGTTTAAAAAACTAGTTTGTGAATTTCCACAAAAACAAAATATTCAGTATTCGGTTGTAGGATTTGGATCTAAATCTTATCCCGATTTCTGTGCCTATGCCAAAGAAGTTGATGTGTTATTGTCCGAACAAAGTTGGGCAGAGAAATCAATAAAACTTCATACTGTAAACGACAAATCTGCAGAAGAATTTACACAATGGCTTTCGGTTTGGGCCAATTTGAATAGCTTAGCCATAGCAACAGCCCCTTCTTTATACAGTCAAAAAGCACCAAAATTAAAAGTTTTAAAAGTTGTCGATCGTGCAGAAATAAATTCGGAGGAGGTCATTACTTTCAAGCTAAATTTGAAACCTAATGCTTTGACAAAATTTAAATCAGGTGATTTATTAGCTATTTATCCAAATAATGATTCGGTCGAACGTTTTTACTCCATCGGTAAAGTTGATAATTCGGTACAATTAATTGTCCGATTGCACCCAAATGGATTAGGATCTGAATTTTTATATAACTTGCAAAAAGGCACTTCAATTAAAGCTCGAATTATTAATAATTCTCACTTTCATTTTCCGAAGAAAGCTTCTAAAGTGGCTTTGATTTCAAACGGAACAGGTATTGCACCATTTTTAGGCATGTTAGCCGAAAATAAAAGCAAGGTGGAAACGCATTTATATTGTGGCTTTCGAAATAATGATGAACTCACTAAAAAATATTCACAGATTGCACATAAGTATATTTCCAAGCAAAAACTTTCTACTTTTAATTTAGCTTTATCACGACAAGAAGCATCACAATATGTAGTGGATTTGATAAAAAAAGACCAAAACTTCTTCCTAGAATTATTAAGAAACAATGGTGTTATTATGATTTGCGGCGCTCTTAAAATGCAAAAAGATGTAGAAGCTGTTTTGGCTATAATCTGCAAAAACAATGGAGAAAACTTCGAGACGTACAAAGAAAACAATCAGATTTTAACCGATTGTTACTAA